A stretch of Cucumis sativus cultivar 9930 chromosome 2, Cucumber_9930_V3, whole genome shotgun sequence DNA encodes these proteins:
- the LOC101205443 gene encoding gelsolin-related protein of 125 kDa, with protein sequence MSSRRRPLQTCGVSFLAVAHSTCSRAQNLDGRLGSITRKMVWIAKLMNPLIFLLKYQSLLVLCFIDDRLLAIANTLEKIFPPSKLVFDKIDVLLHLIETFPSKFDDAVDKIPCFNQEVLLLDWTVTHVISLLNFMITILMNWGRDVAREKEILVDMNYKESCNGSKSIDKSKCCSEGIVSSLSEIQRTSMNEKMKSNPMKGSYAEILKMGTKGVLKDDEGCKENEKKGTRDEINEKEDCKKDEKGNSNRVEKGIEVMEDKESYKKDENNEIHNAKMEESVGKAKGNEEIRDDQSHKRIINNEEKSKEEEEEEEEEEEEGVMDNESEKGNKGSKENAEDEILELFESAWLMKPTIKGKGNVMQRSSSLF encoded by the coding sequence ATGAGTTCTAGACGACGGCCGTTGCAAACCTGTGGAGTTTCATTTCTTGCTGTAGCCCACAGCACCTGCTCAAGAGCTCAGAATCTTGATGGACGGTTGGGTTcaataacaagaaaaatggtttGGATTGCCAAGCTTATGAACCCTTTGATTTTTCTCCTGAAATATCAGAGCTTGTTGGTCCTCTGCTTTATTGATGATCGTTTACTAGCAATCGCAAACACTCTAGAGAAGATCTTTCCTCCATCCAAACTCGTTTTCGATAAGATTGACGTTCTTCTTCATCTGATTGAAACTTTTCCATCAAAATTTGACGATGCTGTTGACAAGATTCCCTGTTTCAACCAAGAAGTTCTGTTACTAGATTGGACAGTGACCCACGTCATATCTTTACTCAATTTCATGATAACCATACTAATGAACTGGGGGAGAGATGTagcaagagagaaggaaattTTGGTTGATATGAACTACAAAGAGAGTTGTAATGGATCTAAATCAATTGATAAATCTAAATGTTGCTCAGAAGGAATTGTTTCATCTCTTTCTGAGATACAACGAACTTCCATgaatgagaaaatgaaatccaACCCCATGAAGGGAAGTTATgcagaaattttgaaaatgggaACAAAAGGGGTACTGAAAGATGATGAAGGTTGcaaagagaatgaaaagaagGGAACAAGAGACGAAATCAACGAGAAAGAAGACTGCAAAAAGGACGAGAAGGGCAATTCTAATAGAGTGGAGAAGGGAATAGAAGTAATGGAAGATAAAGAAAGTTACAAAAAGGACGAGAATAATGAGATCCATAACGCTAAAATGGAAGAATCTGTGGGAAAAGCAAAAGGAAACGAAGAAATTCGAGATGATCAAAGCCATAAAAGGATCATAAATAATGAAGAgaaatcaaaagaagaagaagaagaagaagaagaagaagaagaagaaggggtGATGGATAATGAAAGTGAAAAGGGAAACAAAGGAAGCAAAGAGAATGCTGAGGATGAGATATTGGAATTGTTTGAGAGTGCTTGGCTTATGAAACCAACAATAAAGGGGAAAGGAAACGTGATGCAACGTTCATCTTCACTTTTCTGA
- the LOC101220593 gene encoding U-box domain-containing protein 45 produces MDISEVEENLFAASDAKLHRGMCKTLSALYCKVLSIFPSLEAARPRSKSGIQALCSLHVALEKAKNTLQHCTESSKLYLAITGDSVLLKFEKVKSALQDSLKRVEDIVPQSIGYQVQEIMKELGSTQFFLDPLEKQVGDDIILLLQQGRTFNNAVDNNELEAFHQAATKLGINSSRAALAERRALKKLIDRSRTEDDKRKESIVAYLLHLMRKYSKLFRTEVSDDNDSQGSGPCSPTVQGSLDDSGAGGNGQAFERQLTKIGSFTLKPKIRKLEQIPLPPDELRCPISLQLMYDPVIIASGQTYERICIEKWLNDGHNTCPKTQQKLSHLSLTPNFCVKGLIANWCEQYGVPVPDGPPDSLDLNYWRLALSEESLDLSPVDSVGSCKLKDVKVVPVDENSVTEEIKGNEVDDNSAEDEESNVNMLARHEQYLKVLNDEVDMKKKSAMVEQIRLLLKDDEEARISMGANGFVQGLLRYLEIAVQEQNTKAQESGAMALFNLAVNNDRNKEIMLAEGVISLLEDMIMNPNSHGYATALYLNVSCLEEAKSIIGSSCAVPFLTQLLHANTETLCKLDALHTLYNLSTVPSNIPNLISSGIIKGLQALLAARLDRTWTEKCIAILINLASTESGRDQMSSTPELISGLAAILDNGEPIEQEQAVACLLILCNGNERCSEMVLQEGVIPGLVSMSVNGTARGKEKAQKLLMLFREQRQRESPPAPPTAPTLIPTPIPTDQSESGGTSMDVAESKPLCKSISRRKPGKALSFLWKSKSYSVYQC; encoded by the exons ATGGATATTTCCGAGGTTGAAGAAAATCTTTTTGCTGCGAGTGATGCCAAG CTACATCGAGGAATGTGCAAGACTCTTTCTGCACTATATTGTAAAGTATTATCAATTTTCCCTTCATTGGAAGCTGCACGACCTCGGAGCAAGTCTGGTATCCAGGCATTATGTTCTTTGCATGTAGCACTTGAAAAGGCCAAGAATACTCTCCAACATTGTACAGAGAGCAGCAAACTTTACTTG GCTATAACCGGGGACTCTGTCCTGTTAAAGTTTGAGAAGGTAAAAAGTGCTCTACAAGATAGCCTTAAACGTGTCGAAGATATTGTTCCACAGTCAATTGGCTATCAG GTTCAGGAGATTATGAAGGAGCTGGGGAGCACTCAATTTTTCCTCGATCCTTTAGAGAAGCAAGTTGGTGATGACATTATTTTATTGCTCCAACAGGGACGAACATTTAACAACGCCGTTGACAACAATGAGCTTGAGGCTTTTCACCAAGCTGCTACTAAACTTGGAATAAACTCCTCAAGAGCAGCTCTTGCAGAAAGAAGAGCACTAAAGAAACTAATTGACCGGTCTCGCACTGAAGACGACAAGAGGAAGGAATCAATCGTAGCTTATCTTTTGCATCTCATGAGGAAGTATTCCAAGTTATTTAGAACCGAAGTATCGGATGACAATGATTCACAGGGTTCTGGACCTTGTTCACCCACTGTTCAGGGCTCTCTTGATGACAGTGGAGCTGGTGGAAATGGTCAAGCCTTTGAAAGGCAACTAACAAAGATTGGTTCTTTTACTTTGAAGCCAAAAATTCGCAAATTGGAGCAGATTCCCCTTCCACCTGATGAGTTGAGGTGTCCTATATCATTGCAACTTATGTATGATCCGGTCATAATTGCTTCTGGGCAAACATATGAAAGGATTTGCATTGAGAAGTGGTTAAATGATGGCCATAACACCTGCCCGAAAACTCAACAGAAACTCTCTCATCTTTCATTGACACCGAATTTCTGTGTCAAGGGCCTGATTGCAAACTGGTGTGAACAGTATGGAGTGCCTGTTCCTGATGGACCTCCAGATAGTCTTGACCTCAATTACTGGAGGCTCGCATTATCTGAAGAGTCTCTAGATTTGTCACCTGTGGACTCTGTTGGTTCATGTAAGTTGAAAGATGTTAAAGTTGTTCCAGTAGATGAAAATAGTGTAACTGAGGAGATCAAAGGAAATGAGGTGGATGACAACTCTGCTGAAGACGAAGAGTCCAACGTGAATATGCTCGCTAGGCATGAACAGTATTTGAAAGTCTTAAATGACGAAGTTGACATGAAGAAAAAGTCGGCGATGGTGGAGCAAATTAGGCTGTTGCTCAAGGATGATGAAGAGGCGAGGATATCTATGGGAGCTAATGGGTTTGTCCAGGGACTTCTACGGTACTTAGAGATAGCTGTGCAAGAACAAAATACCAAGGCTCAAGAAAGTGGAGCAATGGCTCTTTTCAATCTTGCTGTCAACAACGATAG GAACAAGGAAATAATGCTGGCAGAAGGGGTAATTTCACTGTTGGAGGATATGATTATGAACCCAAATTCGCATGGATATGCAACGGCCCTCTATCTCAACGTCTCCTGTCTGGAAGAAGCAAAATCTATTATCGGCTCAAGTTGTGCGGTCCCTTTCTTAACTCAACTCCTCCACGCCAATACCGAAACACTATGCAAGCTCGATGCACTTCACACACTTTACAATCTCTCAACTGTACCCTCCAATATTCCCAACCTGATTTCTTCTGGAATCATCAAGGGACTTCAAGCCCTCCTTGCAGCCCGGCTCGATCGAACATGGACCGAAAAGTGCATAGCCATCTTGATAAATTTGGCTTCAACTGAATCAGGTAGAGATCAAATGTCATCCACTCCAGAACTCATCAGTGGGTTGGCTGCAATATTAGACAATGGCGAACCCATTGAGCAGGAACAGGCAGTGGCTTGTCTCTTGATTTTGTGCAATGGGAACGAGAGGTGCAGTGAGATGGTCCTTCAGGAAGGCGTAATTCCTGGCTTGGTATCGATGTCTGTGAATGGGACAGCAAGAGGTAAGGAAAAGGCTCAAAAGCTTCTGATGTTGTTTAGAGAGCAACGGCAACGGGAATCACCACCAGCACCACCAACAGCACCGACACTAATACCAACACCGATACCGACGGACCAATCGGAGAGCGGCGGGACATCTATGGATGTGGCAGAATCAAAGCCACTGTGCAAGTCAATCTCAAGAAGAAAACCAGGAAAAGCTTTGAGCTTTTTGTGGAAAAGCAAAAGCTATTCAGTGTACCAATGCTGA